Proteins encoded by one window of Paenibacillus sp. DCT19:
- a CDS encoding deaminase domain-containing protein: protein MIDLLLCFLGMKSSLNVQKLNDLKNGNAYSNPTFLGMDQKMLDDLGVALMFVNLAILAKHGLNKAADKLINSKNMSALDNNWTAWKQQAKTNLNKTAGNITDVASDTLNRAKNRLPGSKLAMDGSPHVSFSKPTKPLPQNSRQQNFWKETEAGKGDLARKLDGETGEGGSWFPTRIIDPIKDAAIIKRVSELKATLSNRVLNKSGANMGYAEVNIEGISKTEFFAHSQVTDHGKNPNLMDFSFKPLKPNKPKYEAQKAVDDDGIPYLRDDDTEYKIINDIALKLNGNYNAKGTIKLFTEKDTCASCNSIINKFKKDFPNIDIEVIHNNGNKIPKMETEGN, encoded by the coding sequence ATGATTGATCTGTTGTTGTGTTTTCTGGGAATGAAGAGTTCCCTGAATGTCCAGAAACTGAATGACCTGAAGAACGGAAACGCATATTCCAATCCTACGTTTCTTGGAATGGATCAGAAGATGCTGGATGATCTCGGTGTCGCTCTGATGTTCGTCAATCTGGCGATCTTGGCCAAACATGGGTTGAATAAAGCCGCGGATAAGCTGATTAATAGCAAGAACATGTCGGCACTAGATAATAACTGGACGGCGTGGAAACAACAAGCGAAGACGAACTTGAATAAAACAGCGGGTAACATCACGGATGTTGCTTCTGATACGCTGAATCGTGCGAAGAATCGCCTTCCCGGTTCAAAGCTCGCCATGGATGGCTCACCTCATGTATCGTTCAGTAAACCTACCAAGCCTTTGCCTCAAAATAGCCGACAGCAGAACTTCTGGAAAGAGACGGAGGCAGGTAAAGGAGATTTAGCGAGGAAACTGGATGGGGAAACGGGGGAAGGTGGAAGTTGGTTCCCAACAAGAATAATTGATCCAATTAAAGATGCTGCAATTATTAAAAGAGTATCGGAACTAAAGGCGACACTATCAAACAGGGTTTTGAATAAATCTGGAGCTAATATGGGTTATGCAGAGGTAAATATTGAGGGGATAAGCAAAACAGAATTTTTCGCTCACAGTCAAGTTACAGATCACGGTAAAAATCCTAACTTGATGGACTTTTCTTTTAAACCTCTTAAACCTAATAAGCCAAAATATGAAGCACAAAAGGCAGTTGATGATGACGGAATACCATATTTAAGAGATGATGATACTGAGTATAAGATCATTAATGATATAGCTTTAAAGCTGAATGGGAACTACAATGCAAAAGGAACAATTAAATTATTTACTGAGAAAGATACTTGTGCCAGTTGTAATAGTATAATTAATAAGTTTAAAAAGGATTTTCCGAATATTGACATTGAAGTGATTCATAATAATGGAAATAAGATTCCTAAAATGGAGACAGAAGGGAATTAA
- a CDS encoding Imm3 family immunity protein — translation MWEYQECIDAFMEEFFERKQRDNISNNEALVRTFGEFYSPNMDDEMEKAIINVLYVEIASQNSRIFIKAKENREKALKSINFEKIMGQLEMKQITKNQIDELVIRRDNALKLLNNIQVDLYPDARWYYEELINGVNQYFITIKDAKSEFFVPYVLEHFERACNNTLSEKITIYMLLGEKLVEEQKPIPYSILKELVQFNSESVTNQLLPEEKNDLESRIQKLLELNGQE, via the coding sequence ATGTGGGAATATCAAGAATGCATTGATGCATTTATGGAAGAATTTTTTGAGCGTAAACAGAGAGATAATATAAGTAATAACGAGGCTTTGGTTAGAACTTTTGGTGAATTTTATAGTCCTAATATGGATGATGAAATGGAGAAGGCAATAATAAATGTGTTATATGTAGAAATAGCCTCACAAAATTCACGGATTTTTATTAAAGCAAAAGAAAATAGGGAGAAAGCATTAAAGTCAATTAATTTTGAAAAAATCATGGGTCAACTTGAAATGAAACAAATTACTAAAAATCAAATTGATGAATTGGTTATTCGTCGAGATAATGCGCTAAAACTACTTAATAATATTCAGGTTGATTTATACCCAGATGCGAGATGGTATTATGAGGAACTCATAAATGGAGTAAATCAATATTTTATAACCATTAAGGATGCAAAATCAGAGTTTTTTGTTCCGTATGTATTAGAACATTTTGAGAGAGCTTGCAACAACACACTTAGTGAGAAAATCACCATTTATATGTTACTAGGAGAAAAATTAGTTGAAGAACAAAAACCTATTCCATATAGCATATTAAAAGAATTAGTACAGTTTAATAGTGAAAGTGTTACAAATCAACTTCTACCTGAAGAGAAAAATGACTTAGAATCACGAATTCAAAAATTACTTGAATTAAATGGTCAAGAATAA
- a CDS encoding Imm3 family immunity protein gives MKRNYEALFGAFYERYFDFKSQGISNAEALVCTSEAYFGVQKRGEMEKAVVVIAEGRIYLTHSKIFINSKERIVNLLKGLDLEKLQLETTSDEYQDILERRDMVLDGIESIPVDHSPFARWYYNEMEKEVKNYFIEIFVNTNDASEIIEKIEERFERECRSTWSENIVVKTTLAELLIRHSIKPENEFLSLKIELERFDMNEIGQLLTESEKFDLSIRIKEVLSKI, from the coding sequence ATGAAACGAAATTATGAGGCATTATTCGGTGCATTTTATGAAAGATATTTTGATTTCAAGAGTCAGGGAATAAGCAATGCTGAAGCACTCGTCTGTACATCTGAGGCATACTTCGGTGTACAAAAAAGAGGCGAAATGGAGAAAGCGGTAGTTGTCATTGCAGAAGGAAGGATTTATTTAACACATTCTAAAATTTTTATAAATTCAAAAGAGAGGATAGTTAATCTGCTGAAGGGCTTAGATTTAGAAAAGTTACAACTTGAAACAACCTCTGATGAGTACCAAGACATATTAGAACGAAGAGATATGGTGCTTGATGGGATAGAAAGTATTCCTGTTGATCATAGTCCGTTTGCAAGATGGTATTACAATGAAATGGAAAAGGAAGTAAAGAACTACTTTATAGAAATTTTTGTTAACACGAACGATGCAAGTGAGATAATTGAGAAAATAGAGGAAAGGTTTGAGCGTGAATGTAGGAGTACGTGGAGCGAGAATATTGTTGTTAAAACAACACTCGCCGAACTGCTCATTAGACATAGCATTAAACCAGAGAATGAATTTTTGAGTTTGAAAATCGAATTAGAGCGGTTTGATATGAACGAAATAGGTCAACTATTAACAGAATCCGAGAAGTTTGATCTTTCTATCCGGATTAAGGAAGTGTTAAGTAAAATTTAG
- a CDS encoding stalk domain-containing protein produces the protein MLYKKIMKTTAATVLAFSLLGTLPNLSTISAAPAITVKLDNIALKFDAAPRIEKGVTYVPFRTVGESLGVGIEWNSKTQTVKAVGKVKGQTTEVLLQVGSSTATVNGKKVKLAAAPVQREGRVLIPLSSFSSQFGVGVKWDQSTRTVSLVSPQREMHLRAFYAVRAFHEIDLVSTMNSVVFGWSRIDREGQFTLQGDEYNFPAAAGDITPQSIVADAADQDIKPYLMVYALDGNGELTKVLSDSSLRKKSIQGISTAVAENGFGGVVLDFEGLGFKLDPVQQQKLLNNYVKELRASLEADTSLSLAVPPLNSSYKGYDYKTLAATADDLIIMAYQFNPVGTTAQVPEPNSLVQQAIELALQAGVPKEKLLLGISLNSETPSSVDDKLGLAKRYDLKGAAFWRLGLFRLYNDQMEDAVGASVVKE, from the coding sequence ATGCTTTATAAGAAAATAATGAAAACTACCGCGGCAACCGTGCTTGCCTTCTCGTTACTTGGCACTCTTCCGAATCTATCAACCATTTCGGCTGCACCAGCAATCACCGTCAAACTGGATAATATCGCTCTGAAGTTTGATGCAGCACCCCGTATAGAAAAAGGCGTCACCTACGTTCCGTTCCGGACAGTCGGGGAATCGCTAGGTGTTGGTATCGAGTGGAACAGTAAGACACAGACGGTCAAAGCTGTTGGCAAGGTAAAAGGACAGACAACCGAGGTATTGCTTCAGGTAGGAAGTTCCACGGCAACGGTTAATGGCAAAAAGGTTAAACTCGCTGCTGCACCCGTCCAAAGAGAAGGTCGTGTACTCATCCCGTTAAGCTCATTTAGCAGTCAATTCGGAGTTGGTGTAAAATGGGATCAATCCACACGAACCGTATCTCTTGTTTCGCCGCAGCGCGAGATGCATTTGAGAGCGTTCTATGCGGTGAGAGCTTTCCATGAAATAGATCTTGTGTCTACCATGAACTCCGTTGTGTTTGGCTGGAGTCGGATTGATCGCGAAGGACAATTCACCCTTCAGGGAGATGAGTACAACTTCCCTGCTGCAGCGGGTGACATTACGCCCCAATCCATTGTGGCAGATGCGGCAGATCAGGATATTAAACCCTATCTCATGGTTTATGCTCTAGATGGTAACGGTGAGTTAACGAAAGTATTAAGTGACAGTAGTTTGCGCAAGAAGTCGATTCAAGGGATTAGCACGGCGGTTGCGGAGAATGGATTCGGCGGAGTTGTTCTTGACTTTGAAGGATTGGGCTTCAAATTAGATCCGGTACAGCAGCAGAAGTTGCTGAATAATTATGTTAAAGAATTAAGAGCTTCCCTAGAAGCAGACACCTCCCTATCGTTAGCGGTACCTCCATTAAATAGTTCATACAAGGGTTATGATTACAAAACACTCGCTGCCACAGCCGATGATCTGATCATCATGGCTTATCAGTTCAATCCTGTGGGTACCACTGCCCAGGTACCTGAACCTAACAGCCTTGTGCAGCAAGCGATTGAGTTAGCACTGCAAGCAGGTGTTCCGAAGGAAAAACTGTTGCTAGGTATCAGCTTAAATAGTGAAACCCCATCTTCTGTTGATGATAAGCTCGGACTCGCGAAGCGTTATGATCTGAAAGGGGCAGCCTTCTGGCGTCTAGGTTTGTTCCGTCTCTACAACGATCAGATGGAAGATGCTGTGGGTGCTTCTGTAGTTAAAGAATAA
- a CDS encoding type III polyketide synthase, with protein MNHSMNLSSAAILGMGTALPVHSVPQTDIAELIASSLHDRPDLARFAKRVFKSCGVDTRYTVEPSYLGTLEHCRYLPSTDESDIPTTKERMNTYKQEALPLGIEAAQKALQDADMSPDKITHLITVSCTGQYSPGLEVQLIPQLGLSPRVNRMPLIFHGCAAGLKAIQMARDIVQGAPGSQVLIVCVELCTLHFQPVKERESLFSASLFGDGASACIVGAPQSQETHYLDLGTGYSVLLPDSTEDMTWEVGNHGYDLYLSPRIPKLLGVHLEEELRQLLQSEELPELWAIHPGGRGIVDAVQNVMNLEDEQTKYSREILRTVGNLSSNTILFVLNAMRAEMAAGQRPSTKGVAMAFGPGLTAELMKFTYVPAFSSAVKEEKDHALL; from the coding sequence ATGAATCATTCCATGAACTTATCCAGTGCAGCTATTCTGGGAATGGGAACGGCATTGCCCGTTCATTCTGTACCACAGACTGATATCGCCGAGCTTATTGCTTCTTCTCTTCATGATCGTCCAGATCTTGCTCGTTTTGCGAAACGGGTATTTAAATCCTGCGGGGTAGATACGCGTTACACCGTTGAACCCAGCTACCTCGGTACACTTGAACATTGTCGTTACCTTCCTTCCACCGATGAATCGGATATTCCCACGACCAAAGAACGAATGAATACATACAAACAAGAAGCTCTTCCGTTAGGCATTGAAGCTGCCCAGAAAGCTTTGCAGGATGCGGATATGTCTCCGGATAAAATTACACATCTAATCACGGTCAGTTGTACAGGACAGTATTCACCTGGATTGGAAGTACAACTGATTCCTCAACTGGGATTATCGCCTCGTGTCAATCGGATGCCACTCATTTTTCATGGATGTGCAGCTGGTTTAAAAGCCATTCAAATGGCTCGGGATATCGTGCAAGGCGCACCTGGATCACAAGTCTTAATCGTATGTGTGGAATTGTGTACCCTACATTTTCAGCCGGTGAAAGAGAGAGAGTCGTTGTTCTCGGCATCTTTATTCGGTGACGGGGCATCAGCCTGTATCGTAGGCGCACCACAGTCCCAGGAGACACACTATCTTGATCTGGGAACGGGATATTCGGTTCTTCTGCCAGACTCCACGGAGGATATGACTTGGGAAGTAGGTAACCACGGTTACGATCTGTATTTGTCCCCTCGCATCCCTAAACTGTTAGGTGTTCATCTAGAGGAAGAGCTTAGACAGTTACTTCAGAGCGAAGAGTTACCTGAGCTCTGGGCTATTCACCCCGGAGGAAGAGGCATCGTGGATGCTGTGCAGAATGTGATGAATCTGGAAGATGAACAAACGAAGTATAGTCGGGAGATTCTTAGAACGGTCGGCAATCTGTCTTCCAACACGATTCTGTTTGTGCTGAACGCAATGCGCGCTGAGATGGCTGCTGGGCAGAGACCTTCTACCAAGGGGGTTGCAATGGCATTTGGACCAGGTCTAACCGCTGAGCTTATGAAGTTCACCTATGTACCTGCGTTCTCTTCAGCCGTTAAGGAGGAGAAGGATCATGCCCTTCTTTAG
- a CDS encoding methyltransferase domain-containing protein produces the protein MPFFRTLSIRAREDELMDDFSMGGDDLREALKHLRRLNKIFAAPGPTLSGVEKLWKEIGCPDQLHIMDVGAGSGDVNEKLLRWSDKKGVKLHITLIDMTEEACVEARRLFQNEPRVSVQRADVMDLPDASADIVTGSQFVHHFDGQQLIDIVSQMLRISRYGVVINDIHRHPVSYTAVWITTRLISRNRYIRHDGPLSVAKGFTGKDWQELKEKLNHHTMSYSWKPLFRYSVVIPNDAVKTLS, from the coding sequence ATGCCCTTCTTTAGAACATTGTCCATTAGAGCACGCGAGGATGAACTTATGGACGATTTCTCTATGGGTGGTGACGATTTACGGGAAGCACTCAAACACTTGCGGCGACTGAACAAAATATTTGCTGCTCCTGGTCCCACCTTATCAGGTGTTGAGAAGCTATGGAAAGAGATCGGCTGTCCTGATCAGCTTCATATTATGGATGTTGGAGCCGGTTCAGGAGATGTGAATGAGAAGTTGCTCCGGTGGTCTGACAAAAAAGGCGTTAAACTGCACATTACACTCATCGACATGACAGAAGAGGCGTGTGTAGAGGCAAGACGACTATTTCAAAATGAACCGAGAGTCAGTGTGCAGCGTGCAGATGTCATGGATCTGCCTGATGCTTCTGCTGACATCGTAACAGGCTCTCAATTTGTACATCACTTTGACGGCCAACAACTGATTGATATCGTCTCCCAGATGCTGCGCATCTCCAGATACGGTGTTGTCATTAATGATATTCATCGCCATCCAGTTTCCTATACGGCCGTGTGGATTACAACGCGCTTAATTTCACGTAATCGCTACATTCGCCATGATGGACCGCTATCCGTTGCTAAAGGCTTCACAGGCAAGGACTGGCAGGAACTAAAGGAGAAGCTCAACCATCATACGATGAGTTACAGTTGGAAACCTCTGTTTCGTTATTCTGTTGTTATTCCGAATGATGCGGTCAAGACATTATCCTAG
- a CDS encoding NAD(P)/FAD-dependent oxidoreductase, with protein MSKQVDVIVIGAGIAGSTCALQLAKQGHEVILMDSQEFPRHKTCGEFMSPETKEMLEYLDIHLEQKLQPTTMDRAQIIMPDGGEIEAPLPGNAYGISRYELDCILHQAALEAGTTILTKSTVTKIEQPQAGLYEVQFKQNGELVQYRAKAVIGAHGTKKPRGVVPSAENLRDETVYVGIKSHFTGMQIPPRVELYFCEGGYVGISPIENGKTNVAALLTLETVQGSGTSVPDILHAASLTNQRLADRLAEGEAVPGTQVSIAPLNLSNIPEPWSQYPHIGDAMMMIPPLSGDGMSIALRSSLLCAQYTDRYLRGELDDKAWASEYMLAANQEFTQLLKRTRAIQKLAFAKVNVYYPKLVQMMPSLASYIVQATRLPHMNKTNR; from the coding sequence GTGTCCAAACAAGTTGACGTTATTGTCATTGGAGCGGGGATTGCTGGTAGTACCTGCGCATTGCAGCTTGCGAAGCAAGGGCATGAAGTGATTTTGATGGATAGTCAAGAATTTCCCCGTCACAAAACATGTGGTGAGTTCATGTCTCCTGAGACCAAGGAGATGCTGGAATACCTGGATATCCATCTAGAACAGAAGCTTCAGCCAACAACGATGGATCGTGCGCAGATTATTATGCCTGACGGAGGCGAGATCGAAGCTCCCTTACCAGGCAACGCATATGGAATTAGTCGTTATGAGCTAGATTGCATTTTGCATCAAGCTGCATTGGAAGCGGGAACTACGATACTAACCAAATCAACCGTAACGAAGATTGAACAGCCGCAAGCTGGCCTTTATGAAGTGCAGTTTAAGCAAAATGGAGAGCTAGTTCAGTACCGCGCCAAAGCTGTGATCGGTGCACATGGAACCAAGAAGCCACGTGGGGTTGTTCCATCTGCAGAGAATTTACGAGATGAAACGGTCTATGTAGGAATAAAATCTCATTTTACTGGTATGCAGATCCCACCACGAGTTGAGTTGTACTTTTGCGAAGGTGGATATGTTGGCATCTCTCCAATTGAAAATGGAAAGACCAATGTGGCGGCATTGTTGACACTGGAAACGGTACAAGGAAGCGGAACATCGGTGCCTGATATATTACATGCAGCATCCCTAACCAATCAAAGATTAGCAGATCGGCTGGCTGAAGGAGAGGCCGTTCCGGGTACGCAAGTATCCATAGCACCGCTGAATCTCTCTAACATACCAGAGCCGTGGTCACAATATCCTCATATCGGTGATGCAATGATGATGATTCCACCACTAAGTGGAGATGGCATGTCAATTGCACTTCGTTCTTCATTGTTGTGTGCGCAGTACACAGACCGTTATCTCCGTGGTGAGCTGGATGATAAAGCATGGGCAAGTGAGTATATGTTGGCAGCGAATCAGGAATTCACTCAACTGCTTAAACGGACTAGAGCAATTCAAAAGCTGGCCTTTGCTAAAGTTAACGTATATTATCCTAAACTTGTGCAGATGATGCCTAGCTTGGCATCTTATATTGTGCAAGCCACACGTTTACCTCATATGAATAAGACGAATAGATAA
- a CDS encoding GNAT family N-acetyltransferase yields MSKMEELTITIVEYEPRYARSIADMWNASHESWGGDNSLQTEQTILQEHHHSTHLHVFLALVGEEVVGYCSFSHYKEDKGALYIPLLNVRPDYHGYKIGKRLVLRAIEQTLKLGYPRLDLYTWPGNIKAVPTYKKSGFFWEKRDDTTHLMNLIPSVLQTDAAKPYFEQLDWYVDSVREILVEPDGRQERGFDYFTYEWRKADVSLKMEYERTGRGLRLIETNDYLIQATILHEHKLPFGSTYNIRYEAVNKSGKPLTIEVKGVSNTDIQFDLQGARSVERQEHIEGSFLVHPIQREQDVFQTHPVVEAEVRINGQAATFKLGIEPKFPVKVKAYAPGRSLYIGDGFELDFTVENEYDEDTVFAFRLPSDDVLSFSQPDVQIQVPAKSRLTVSLTAQLLSYGIWHHHFDVYHVSGEERSIVLSQETSLVFPGIQSAFGGETEHDWVISNGRYSVQLNKINNNVSIYEGKESTFYLNFPQLGLPYVSEFKKTRATRVTYRQEHGMVLEAEYDLASSTVKLVQIIQLYSNGTISRHHIVENKSKTARNEPIFLKEGFHLGSGISVIPYEDQYVDVRQGPDASNADYWQLDNVTENWIFTDVGDSTRGITWPQDKQLIVDGRSFAIEHELHFPQGGRIETKPIRIALGTWNNWRDFRSFAQSNEAVEELESIPQLQTKVNQGNPFLHGTLEVEISEQKNAFLEGEITLSTEKASTSTQKQHVSIDQALNRIVTPMTWQYGQEADLMSLQMSMETYEITRARLVFPGSNQPINHQLDQTEYGDVLTVSNGVLQFQASNTFAPALFSLKHHGVEWLESSYPKPGPKSWWNPWLGGISSEIHGLSTTSVLGEEREANFIALEDNLGNAWSGIRMSVRIQKNAKLRGLVLHHYYLTLPGVPVLATTTRIEQNMGVPLKPFSYANQSFYRASNELTDTRIDVKNDAGEPITYKAGRVQYGIDVSSGMIQYGSQERKERLTFVAHPEMDGVNLRVNNHIVSSVVEEELELRDGEQHFSRPQFYIISDLIAPEEAYQDLRNIRFDPMKVERIIP; encoded by the coding sequence ATGAGCAAAATGGAAGAGTTGACGATAACCATCGTAGAATATGAGCCACGATATGCCCGTTCGATCGCGGATATGTGGAATGCTAGTCACGAGAGTTGGGGTGGAGATAACTCCCTGCAAACGGAACAGACTATCCTCCAAGAGCATCATCACAGCACGCATCTTCATGTGTTTCTGGCACTTGTTGGTGAAGAGGTCGTTGGGTATTGCAGCTTCTCTCATTATAAAGAGGATAAAGGTGCGCTGTATATTCCACTATTAAATGTACGACCAGATTATCATGGATACAAAATTGGAAAGAGACTTGTGTTACGTGCTATTGAGCAGACGTTGAAGCTGGGATATCCAAGGCTTGATCTGTATACGTGGCCGGGGAATATCAAAGCAGTTCCTACGTATAAGAAGAGCGGATTTTTTTGGGAGAAAAGAGACGACACCACACATCTAATGAACCTGATCCCATCGGTGTTACAAACAGATGCGGCTAAGCCTTATTTTGAACAACTCGATTGGTACGTGGATAGTGTACGTGAAATTCTGGTGGAGCCAGATGGAAGACAAGAGCGTGGTTTTGATTATTTTACATATGAATGGCGTAAGGCAGATGTGAGTCTGAAAATGGAGTATGAACGCACTGGACGGGGCTTAAGACTTATTGAAACAAATGACTATCTAATTCAAGCAACGATTTTGCATGAACATAAACTTCCGTTTGGTTCAACATATAATATTAGGTATGAGGCTGTAAATAAAAGCGGAAAGCCCCTTACGATTGAAGTGAAGGGCGTAAGCAATACCGATATTCAGTTTGATTTACAGGGAGCACGATCTGTAGAGCGACAAGAACACATTGAGGGTAGTTTTCTGGTTCATCCGATCCAACGAGAACAGGATGTATTTCAGACACACCCTGTGGTTGAAGCGGAAGTGCGCATCAATGGACAAGCAGCTACCTTCAAGCTAGGGATTGAACCGAAATTTCCTGTAAAGGTTAAAGCTTATGCCCCTGGACGATCCTTATATATCGGTGATGGGTTCGAGCTAGATTTCACGGTGGAAAATGAGTATGACGAGGATACGGTATTTGCATTTCGTTTACCGAGTGATGATGTCCTGTCTTTTAGCCAACCCGATGTTCAAATTCAGGTTCCGGCGAAGAGTCGTCTTACAGTTTCCCTCACTGCTCAATTGTTGAGCTATGGAATCTGGCATCATCATTTTGACGTATATCATGTATCTGGAGAGGAACGTTCTATAGTCCTTTCACAAGAGACGAGTCTTGTCTTCCCTGGAATTCAATCCGCTTTTGGAGGGGAAACAGAACATGACTGGGTGATTTCCAATGGGAGATACTCGGTTCAACTTAACAAAATAAACAATAATGTATCGATCTATGAGGGGAAAGAAAGTACATTTTATTTGAATTTTCCTCAATTGGGTCTACCATATGTCTCTGAATTTAAGAAGACGCGTGCAACGCGAGTAACCTACCGTCAAGAGCATGGGATGGTGCTCGAAGCTGAGTATGATCTTGCATCTAGTACGGTGAAACTAGTTCAGATCATCCAATTATATAGCAATGGAACGATAAGCCGTCATCACATCGTAGAGAACAAGTCCAAGACCGCTCGTAATGAACCTATATTTCTGAAAGAAGGATTTCATCTTGGATCAGGGATTAGTGTTATTCCCTATGAGGATCAATACGTCGATGTTAGACAAGGACCAGACGCCTCAAACGCGGATTACTGGCAACTGGACAACGTGACCGAAAATTGGATTTTCACCGATGTTGGAGATTCTACGCGGGGCATCACTTGGCCGCAAGATAAGCAGCTTATTGTGGATGGCAGATCCTTTGCTATTGAGCACGAGCTTCATTTCCCCCAAGGAGGCCGGATTGAGACTAAACCCATTCGTATCGCTCTAGGGACATGGAATAATTGGCGCGATTTCCGTTCCTTTGCCCAAAGTAATGAAGCTGTGGAAGAGCTAGAGTCCATTCCTCAACTTCAGACGAAGGTGAATCAAGGGAATCCCTTTTTACATGGGACGTTAGAGGTCGAGATCTCAGAGCAAAAGAACGCATTTTTGGAAGGTGAGATTACACTCTCTACTGAAAAAGCTAGTACATCAACGCAGAAACAGCATGTGTCTATAGACCAAGCGTTGAATCGCATTGTAACACCAATGACCTGGCAGTATGGGCAAGAAGCAGATTTAATGTCACTGCAGATGAGTATGGAGACGTATGAGATAACTCGAGCTCGGTTGGTATTTCCCGGTTCGAATCAACCGATTAATCATCAGTTGGATCAGACAGAGTATGGTGACGTTCTTACGGTAAGCAACGGTGTTCTCCAATTTCAAGCGAGCAATACCTTTGCACCAGCCTTATTTTCTCTGAAGCATCATGGTGTAGAATGGCTAGAGTCCTCTTATCCTAAACCTGGGCCAAAATCATGGTGGAATCCTTGGCTTGGTGGCATCTCTAGCGAAATACATGGGTTATCAACGACAAGTGTCCTTGGAGAAGAACGTGAAGCAAATTTTATAGCGCTTGAGGATAACCTAGGCAATGCTTGGTCAGGAATTAGAATGAGTGTCAGGATTCAAAAAAATGCGAAATTAAGAGGCCTCGTACTTCATCATTACTATTTAACTCTGCCAGGTGTACCTGTGCTTGCTACGACCACTCGAATAGAGCAGAATATGGGTGTGCCGCTGAAACCTTTCAGTTACGCTAATCAATCCTTCTACCGGGCAAGCAATGAACTTACGGATACGAGAATAGATGTGAAAAATGATGCTGGCGAGCCCATTACCTACAAGGCTGGAAGGGTGCAATATGGAATCGATGTATCGAGCGGAATGATTCAATATGGCTCACAAGAACGCAAAGAACGTCTCACCTTTGTGGCACATCCGGAAATGGACGGAGTGAACTTACGAGTTAATAATCATATTGTTTCGTCAGTAGTAGAGGAAGAACTTGAGCTGCGAGATGGTGAGCAGCATTTCAGTAGACCACAGTTCTATATCATCTCAGATCTGATAGCTCCTGAGGAAGCGTATCAGGACTTACGCAATATTCGTTTTGATCCTATGAAAGTAGAAAGGATAATTCCATGA
- a CDS encoding amidohydrolase family protein has translation MKIIDAHVHYSNIAAFKETAETLASIDYSEKGLLEEFSKAGVIAGVGMGVTETVPDAFPDPNALNPMLLDLSEGLPNHLYTCIGINPLTLHLEGQLDAIEQSLRSEYVVGIKLYAGYYHFNVGDEIYDPIYKLASTYQMPIVIHGD, from the coding sequence ATGAAGATTATAGATGCACATGTTCATTATTCTAATATTGCAGCTTTCAAAGAGACTGCGGAAACTTTAGCATCAATTGATTATAGTGAAAAAGGTTTGCTTGAAGAATTCAGTAAAGCTGGTGTTATTGCTGGGGTTGGGATGGGCGTTACTGAGACTGTCCCAGACGCGTTTCCTGATCCCAATGCGCTTAATCCAATGCTGCTTGACCTGAGTGAAGGGCTTCCTAATCATCTCTATACCTGTATTGGTATTAATCCATTAACCTTACATTTGGAGGGGCAGCTTGATGCAATAGAACAATCGCTGCGCTCAGAGTATGTGGTGGGTATCAAGTTATATGCAGGCTATTATCACTTTAATGTTGGCGACGAAATATATGATCCTATATACAAGCTGGCTTCAACGTACCAGATGCCCATTGTCATTCACGGGGACTGA
- a CDS encoding amidohydrolase family protein: MKYSHPLSMEETFLKHRDLTFMLCHLGDPWVMDTAALLEKNPNLYTDLSGWIVGDAAKVERLLQEQTYTDHFRRAIVFAEKYDRLVFGTDWPLVQLEPYIQFVKHLIPEAHWEDVFYNNALRVFPKLAQMME, translated from the coding sequence TTGAAGTATTCACACCCGCTCTCGATGGAAGAGACGTTTCTGAAGCACCGTGATCTGACTTTTATGTTGTGTCATTTGGGTGATCCTTGGGTGATGGACACAGCTGCATTGCTGGAGAAAAACCCTAATCTCTACACTGATCTATCCGGATGGATCGTCGGAGATGCGGCGAAGGTTGAGCGGCTGTTGCAGGAGCAGACCTATACAGATCATTTCCGCCGTGCCATTGTATTTGCTGAGAAATATGATCGGCTGGTGTTTGGAACCGATTGGCCGCTGGTTCAATTGGAGCCGTATATACAATTTGTAAAGCATCTGATTCCTGAGGCTCATTGGGAGGATGTATTTTATAACAATGCACTGCGTGTGTTTCCAAAGCTAGCGCAGATGATGGAATAA